CGTCCTTGCGAAGGTCCTCAATGAGATCTTGCAGGTCGTCTACCTGGTTGACAAGCCGGTCACTATCGGCGTTAAGCAGTTTCCGACCCTTGGTGACGTAAGCGCGACCAGAGTCGCCTTCCCCATCGGGAACGGACaacttggcggcggcggtcttGACATTGTTGGCCTTGTTGCGAAGAGTAGTCATGGACCCTTGGACTTCGGACTGGAAGTTGGAGTAGGTCTGGCGAAGAACGGCGAGGTCGCGACGAAGGGATTGGATCTCGGTGAGCTGGCTTGGGCTGAGCTTCTTGGATGAGGAACCGGCAagggcagcagcaccagcgacagaggaagacgaagagcGTGGCGAAGCCGTCGAGTCCATACCACTTGGTGCGATGATAGTGGGAGGCGGCGTGGCGGCAATGCGAGCGAGATCCTTGGCGGTCTCCTGTTGGCGCTCCGACACACGTTGAATGGCGGCGTTTTGATCGTCGACATTTTGTTTAACCTGCTGGATGATGGTCTTGATGGACCCGATACTCTTGTCAATATGCTTCTTGACTTCATCCAAAACCTCGACATTCAACACAAGCACTGTACGGTCCTTAATATCGGACAGATCCTCAAGCTCATGGCGGACACCGGAGACGGGATCTTGAATGTAAATTTCCGGTAGATCAGCTCCATTCTGCTGCGTGTTCCACGAGAACTTCTCAATAAAGGCCAGCTGAAGACGAGCCATAGACAGATGCTCGTAGCCCTCAGGGAGCACGAACTTCTTGACCTTGGACTTGTACTGCAGGAAGAGGGTCAGTTCCTTGGTTGCGGGGGGTGAATTCTCGAGCATAAACGAGCTGGGCGGTTGTTTATCGGGAGTCGAGGCGCGAATGGACGGCTTGTGTTGATGCTGAGGAGCGGCAGGCGCAGGAGCAGGCCTCGTAGCAGCGGGCTTAGACGAGTCTACCTCATCCACCATCGGGATAGGATCTGCGAGCGGGCCATTAAGGGTAGCGCTTGGAGTAGGATACTTGTCATCTGGCGCCTGGACATTCAAGTTGTCGGCCTTGCTAAATGTATAAGAATCGGCCGTTTCAGGCTCTTCAGGAACCCGGCTGGGAACTCGAACGGGAGAGGAATCGAGGCCAATGGTACGTTGGGACTGGTTCGAAACATTGCGGCTGTGGCGGGGGGTTTCCCTTACGTGCATCGCCCGCAGCGACTCTCTTCTAGCCTCGCGGTTGCCCCTATCGGGTATCGGCGTTGTCTGGGGTGGGACCATAGCGCCGAGATACTTGGAAATCTGGTATGCCTCATATCTGCGGGAAGCTCGTCTTTCCAGATTACCTCCTCTTTGGAGAGCCGCCAAGGCGCTCTGTCCCGATCccttgggcggcggcggcggcggagggaaGTTGTCCACGTTGATTTcgggtggtgccggtgggCCGGTTGGAATTGTCTCTTCACCTGGGTAAGGCGCCATAACGGGTATGTTTTGCATCGTGTTGCTCGACAGGCTGGACTGGTCAGAGGTGACAGAGCCGCGAGATTGGTCCCGTTGCGAGGGAAGACGTCTGGTGGGTGATGCCGTTGTAGGACCAGAGTTCCGAGAATCATCCCTGAAAGAGTCCGGTCGGTAGCCATTGCTCTCCAGCCCTTCGTTCAGCATGTTGGTGAGCCCAGAATTAACACTAGCCATGGTACTAGTGCTCGTAGTTCTGGTGGGCACGCCACTGCTACTGGGCCCAGGTCCGCGACTTGGACCATAGCCTCCATCGTCTCCCGCGATACTCGGCTCTCTATCCCGCTGCTGGCGATGCCTTAGCTTTTgctgttttctttttaaacCATGCAGCAGATTTATGATAATATCACGTATCTTTGGCAGGTATTTCTCGAGACTTTCAGCGCTGGCTTCTTGACTTAGAGTGGCCTCCAGGATGGTGCGCAGCATCTCGGGTACGTTGCCCAAGTCGTCAATATCGACATTGATGGCAGTAAAGGCTCGGCAGGCCATATTAAACTCGTAGCCCAGCCGTACGTAGACGTCGGAGACCTGGGTATCGGTTGCGTTTCCACGGGACCATTGTGTCAGGGTTTCGAGCAGTTGCTTGGTGGCCACAAGTAGATGTGTGACGCTCCTTTCGATTTGCGATAGTGGGACGGACGACGAGCCGCCAGATGACTGTTGTCAGATGCCCTGGTTAGCAGCGAACTGGCAAACGGCAGAGGAGGATTGGAacagaggagaggagaggcaTCATGACGCGCGCATGTAGATGGAAAGACTCGAGAGAAAGGGGGACTGCAAAACAGGCCGATGGTAACAACAGTAAAGGAAGCCAAGGCGGGAAGATGATTACTCACATTGTTTCGCCTTGTGCTCCCACCGCCGGCGGGGCCGCCGCCGGGACCTTGAACTGAGCGACTTGAGCCAGCTGAAGACCTCGACATGCCAGCTTGGGGACCCATCTGTCCTCCCATCCCAACGGCGGGCGATATTGAGCGGGCCGGCATGTTGGAGGGcgggccaccaccaccaccaccaccaccaccgggtTCGGTGCCCGGGGCGGGGGGGCGTCGCTGCATGGGGCGGCCGGGACCCGGGACATTCATCATGTGCTGCGCTGCCTTG
The Neurospora crassa OR74A linkage group II, whole genome shotgun sequence DNA segment above includes these coding regions:
- the bud6 gene encoding actin-interacting protein, which gives rise to MMNVPGPGRPMQRRPPAPGTEPGGGGGGGGGPPSNMPARSISPAVGMGGQMGPQAGMSRSSAGSSRSVQGPGGGPAGGGSTRRNNSSGGSSSVPLSQIERSVTHLLVATKQLLETLTQWSRGNATDTQVSDVYVRLGYEFNMACRAFTAINVDIDDLGNVPEMLRTILEATLSQEASAESLEKYLPKIRDIIINLLHGLKRKQQKLRHRQQRDREPSIAGDDGGYGPSRGPGPSSSGVPTRTTSTSTMASVNSGLTNMLNEGLESNGYRPDSFRDDSRNSGPTTASPTRRLPSQRDQSRGSVTSDQSSLSSNTMQNIPVMAPYPGEETIPTGPPAPPEINVDNFPPPPPPPKGSGQSALAALQRGGNLERRASRRYEAYQISKYLGAMVPPQTTPIPDRGNREARRESLRAMHVRETPRHSRNVSNQSQRTIGLDSSPVRVPSRVPEEPETADSYTFSKADNLNVQAPDDKYPTPSATLNGPLADPIPMVDEVDSSKPAATRPAPAPAAPQHQHKPSIRASTPDKQPPSSFMLENSPPATKELTLFLQYKSKVKKFVLPEGYEHLSMARLQLAFIEKFSWNTQQNGADLPEIYIQDPVSGVRHELEDLSDIKDRTVLVLNVEVLDEVKKHIDKSIGSIKTIIQQVKQNVDDQNAAIQRVSERQQETAKDLARIAATPPPTIIAPSGMDSTASPRSSSSSVAGAAALAGSSSKKLSPSQLTEIQSLRRDLAVLRQTYSNFQSEVQGSMTTLRNKANNVKTAAAKLSVPDGEGDSGRAYVTKGRKLLNADSDRLVNQVDDLQDLIEDLRKDVVHRGVRPRPNQLESVTKDITTLSKELKKMEEFMKKEKPIWTKIWEKELEEVCQGRDELRLMEDLMIDLRDDLEKASETFALVEQATKEQMKEGGQGNTVNGSVSNGPTPFGAFSRGLKSISEKVTHADPSEAKEGVLGEVRALQPNHQSRLEAIERAEKLRQKELQTRMVNPLTKELASFVEEGKLKKSGGVEEVERARKAKDDQIRREVWERMNGLIAENDDDGEDEEDDEEEEEEEEEE